A DNA window from Hordeum vulgare subsp. vulgare chromosome 1H, MorexV3_pseudomolecules_assembly, whole genome shotgun sequence contains the following coding sequences:
- the LOC123430979 gene encoding uncharacterized protein At1g03900 gives MASLPDEEESFEHTLLVVREVSVFKIPPRTTSGGYKCGEWLQTDKIWTGRLRVVSCGDRCEIRLEDPGSGDLFAACFVLPGQRDSAVETVLDSSRYFVLRIEDGRGKHAFVGLGFGERNEAFDFNVALSDHEKYVKREQDKETGGEDADDSQIDIHPAVNRRLKEGETIRINVKNKPSTGSGMLSSAGLSGGATEKPKASMLLAPPPGATGKLRSPLPPPPNDSASARMNSGHNAGTRSSKEPTKKNIDPFSDISAIERSLPSSAELGQTKSTGAGWAAF, from the exons ATGGCGTCGTTGCCAGATGAGGAGGAGTCCTTCGAGCACACGCTGCTGGTGGTGCGCGAGGTGTCAGTCTTCAAGATCCCGCcgcgcaccaccagcggcggataCAAGTGCGGCGAGTGGCTGCAGACGGACAAGATCTGGACGGGCCGCCTCCGCGTGGTGTCGTGCGGCGACCGCTGCGAGATCCGGCTCGAGGACCCGGGCTCCGGGGACCTCTTCGCCGCCTGCTTCGTGCTGCCCGGCCAGAGGGACAGCGCCGTCGAGACCGTGCTCGACTCGTCGCGCTACTTCGTGCTCCGCATCGAGGACGGCAGGGGGAAGCATGCCTTCGTCGGCCTCGGCTTTGGCGAGCGCAATGAGGCCTTCGACTTCAACGTCGCCCTGTCGGATCACGAGAAGTATGTCAAGAGGGAGCAAGATAAGGAGACCGGTGGTGAAGACGCAGATGACAGCCAGATTGATATCCACCCAGCGGTGAATCGCCGGCTCAAG GAAGGTGAAACCATTAGGATAAACGTGAAAAACAAGCCATCAACTGGAAGTGGCATGCTTTCCTCTGCTGGTTTATCCGGTGGGGCCACTGAAAAACCTAAAGCAAGCATGCTCCTTGCACCACCGCCAGGTGCAACCGGGAAGCTTCGGTCTCCGCTCCCACCTCCACCTAACGACTCTGCATCTGCAAGAATGAATTCTGGACACAACGCTGGAACCAGGAGCTCAAAAGAACCTACCAAGAAAAACATCGACCCCTTTTCAGATATTTCTGCTATAGAG CGAAGCCTGCCCTCATCGGCTGAGCTAGGACAAACAAAAAGCACCGGTGCCGGATGGGCAGCATTTTGA
- the LOC123430968 gene encoding serine/threonine-protein kinase tricornered-like: MDSARSWFNKLQTREKSIGKKKDMPPSGKEGTDEAPSSATKQRVAAAKQYIEKHYKEQMKHLQDRKERRYSFERKLADANVSEEEQNNILKQFEKKETEYMRLQRHKMSADDFDLLTMIGKGAFGEVRVCREKTTGNVYAMKKLKKSEMLRRGQVEHVRAERNLLAEVDHHCIVKLYCSFQDNEFLYLIMEYLPGGDMMTLLMRKDTLTEDEARFYVGETVLAIEAIHRHNYIHRDIKPDNLLLDRYGHLRLSDFGLCKPLDYAAFPDLNEKDVTPNRTSSAHGDGRQQTTPKRTQQEQLEHWQKNRRTLAYSTVGTPDYIAPEVLLKKGYGMECDWWSLGAIMYEMLVGYPPFYSDEPMTTCRKIVNWRTHLKFPEEARLTLDAKDLISRLLCNVDQRLGTKGAEEIKEHIWFNEVDWEKLYETEAAYLPQVTDELDTQNFEKFEESSDHCHASSKTGPWRKMLSSKDLNFVGYTYKNFELVNDDEVLEMAGLKKKEKAKRPSVKSLFDEPEGEEQQQAAGEDDDGEGSVRTRKTEPELTRSLSLPSPSADKPSLTLPTD, translated from the exons ATGGATTCTGCGAGGAGCTGGTTCAACAAGCTCCAAACGAGGGAGAAATCCATCGGCAAGAAGAAAGATATGCCTCCAAGTGGCAAGGAAGGGACCGATGAAGCGCCTTCCAGCGCGACAAAGCAAAGGGTCGCCGCGGCAAAGCAGTACATCGAGAAGCATTACAAGGAGCAGATGAAACATCTACAAGATAGGAAAGAGAG ACGGTATAGTTTTGAAAGGAAGCTAGCAGATGCCAATGTGTCCGAGGAGGAGCAGAACAACATCCTGAAGCAATTTGAGAAGAAGGAGACAGAGTACATGCGATTGCAGAGGCACAAAATGAGTGCCGATGATTTTGACCTGCTGACAATGATAGGGAAAGGAGCATTTGGTGAG GTTAGGGTCTGCAGAGAGAAGACCACAGGGAATGTCTACGCAATGAAGAAACTCAAGAAGTCAGAAATGCTTCGCCGAGGTCAG GTTGAGCATGTCAGAGCCGAAAGGAACCTCCTAGCCGAAGTGGACCACCATTGCATCGTGAAGCTGTATTGTTCATTCCAAGATAATGAATTTCTGTATCTCATAATGGAGTACCTTCCCGGAGGCGACATGATGACATTGCTGATGAGAAAAGACACATTGACAGAGGACGAGGCCAGGTTCTATGTCGGGGAAACGGTTCTCGCAATAGAAGCAATCCACAGGCACAACTACATCCACAG AGATATCAAGCCTGATAATCTGCTCCTAGATAGATATGGCCACCTGAGACTATCCGATTTTGGGCTATGCAAACCGCTTGACTATGCAGCCTTCCCTGACTTGAATGAGAAGGATGTCACGCCTAACAGAACATCATCGGCCCATGGTGATGGAAGACAGCAAACTACGCCGAAACGCACACAGCAAGAACAGCTGGAGCACTGGCAAAAGAACAGAAGAACTTTG GCTTACTCCACTGTTGGTACACCAGACTACATTGCTCCAGAAGTTCTTCTGAAGAAAGGTTATGGGATGGAGTGCGATTG GTGGTCACTTGGTGCTATCATGTATGAAATGCTAGTGGGCTATCCCCCATTCTATTCGGATGAACCTATGACGACTTGCAGAAAG ATTGTGAACTGGAGAACTCACCTTAAATTTCCTGAAGAAGCACGGCTAACGCTGGATGCAAAAGATCTAATAAGTAGACTCTTGTGCAACGTTGACCAACGCCTCGGTACAAAAGGTGCAGAGGAAATTAAG GAGCACATCTGGTTTAATGAAGTAGACTGGGAGAAATTATATGAAACGGAAGCTGCATATTTACCTCAAGTAACGGATGAGTTGGACACTCAGAATTTTGAGAAATTTGAAGAG TCTTCGGATCACTGTCACGCTTCATCAAAGACAGGCCCTTGGAGGAAG ATGCTTTCATCAAAGGACTTGAATTTCGTGGGCTATACTTACAAGAACTTTGAACTTGTGAATGATGACGAAGTTCTTGAAATGG CTGgtctgaagaagaaggagaaggcaaagagACCAAGCGTCAAATCCCTCTTCG ATGAGCCTGAAGGAGAGGAGCAGCAGCAAGCGGCCGGCGAAGATGACGACGGCGAAGGCAGCGTCCGGACCCGGAAGACGGAGCCCGAGCTGACGAGGAGCCTCAGCTTGCCGTCCCCCTCCGCCGACAAACCCAGCCTCACCTTACCAACGGATTAA